A section of the Schistosoma haematobium chromosome ZW, whole genome shotgun sequence genome encodes:
- the RDH14_1 gene encoding Retinol dehydrogenase 14, variant 2 (EggNog:ENOG4112NGG~COG:Q) — protein sequence MQKSKITNRLCRLPGRLDGKLVIVTGANIGCGLELSGELARRGCTVIMACRDLERGFLGKEVLLDRFGERSQGKWRKSPAGPGVEPFLDVIKTAQLFLRAVGISPWEGAQTALYCTLINDPVPGGYYSNCEREELTEKALNESLSKKLWDASREMVGLPPNLLSLP from the exons ATGCAAAAATCTAAAATTACTAATCGAttatgtagactacctggtcgTTTAGATGGGAAATTAGTTATTGTAACTGGTGCAAATATTGGTTGTGGACTTGAATTAAGCGGTGAATTAGCACGTCGTGGATGTACTGTAATTATGGCATGTCGAGATTTAGAAAGAGGATTTTTAGGAAAAGAAGTTCTACTTGATCGATTTGGTGAAAGAAGTCaagggaaatggagaaaatcaCCAGCTGGTCCAGGAGTTGAACCATTTCTTGATGTTATTAAAACAGCACAG TTATTTCTACGTGCTGTTGGTATAAGTCCATGGGAAGGTGCACAAACTGCATTATATTGTACATTAATTAATGATCCAGTACCTGGTGGATATTATTCTAATTGTGAAAGAGAAGAATTAACTGAAAAAGCATTAAATGAATCACTTAGTAAAAAATTATGGGATGCATCACGTGAAATGGTTGGTTTACCACCGAATTTATTAAGTTTACCataa
- the RDH14_1 gene encoding Retinol dehydrogenase 14 (EggNog:ENOG4112NGG~COG:Q), producing the protein MQKSKITNRLCRLPGRLDGKLVIVTGANIGCGLELSGELARRGCTVIMACRDLERGFLGKEVLLDRFGERSQGKWRKSPAGPGVEPFLDVIKTAQLIVEHLDLACLESIRHFAKSILSQYTRLDILIHNAGMMATSYMETHDGFELQMGVNHLGPVLLTELLLPLLYNGAPSRVIVIASNLYQQGDIDVNNLNLRGEQYGPFKAYNQSKLANVLYVRELAKQLDGLKVIPMAVHPGAVRTEISNTGDHRYQLFLRAVGISPWEGAQTALYCTLINDPVPGGYYSNCEREELTEKALNESLSKKLWDASREMVGLPPNLLSLP; encoded by the exons ATGCAAAAATCTAAAATTACTAATCGAttatgtagactacctggtcgTTTAGATGGGAAATTAGTTATTGTAACTGGTGCAAATATTGGTTGTGGACTTGAATTAAGCGGTGAATTAGCACGTCGTGGATGTACTGTAATTATGGCATGTCGAGATTTAGAAAGAGGATTTTTAGGAAAAGAAGTTCTACTTGATCGATTTGGTGAAAGAAGTCaagggaaatggagaaaatcaCCAGCTGGTCCAGGAGTTGAACCATTTCTTGATGTTATTAAAACAGCACAG TTAATTGTTGAACATTTGGATTTAGCTTGTTTAGAATCCATTCGTCATTTTGCTAAAAGCATTTTAAGTCAATATACACGATTAGATATATTAATCCATAATGCTGGAATGATGGCTACTAGTTACATGGAAACACATGATGGATTTGAATTACAAATGGGTGTTAATCATTTAGGTCCTGTATTATTAactgaattattattaccattattatataATGGTGCACCATCACGTGTTATTGTAATTGCTTCAAATCTATATCAACAAGGTGATATTGAtgtgaataatttaaatttacgCGGTGAACAATATGGACCATTTAAAGCATATAATCAATCAAAATTAGCTAATGTTTTATATGTTCGTGAATTAGCTAAACAATTAGATGGTTTAAAAGTGATACCAATGGCTGTACATCCTGGTGCAGTAAGAACAGAAATATCAAATACAGGAGATCATAGATATCAG TTATTTCTACGTGCTGTTGGTATAAGTCCATGGGAAGGTGCACAAACTGCATTATATTGTACATTAATTAATGATCCAGTACCTGGTGGATATTATTCTAATTGTGAAAGAGAAGAATTAACTGAAAAAGCATTAAATGAATCACTTAGTAAAAAATTATGGGATGCATCACGTGAAATGGTTGGTTTACCACCGAATTTATTAAGTTTACCataa